Proteins from one Mucilaginibacter jinjuensis genomic window:
- a CDS encoding SGNH/GDSL hydrolase family protein: MNKQFKNIFILTAGVLGLAACKPSVQTPTPTHGSADFSKYIAVGNSLTAGYADGGLYLEGQQNSYPSIIAKQMASVGGGNFAQPLFSTDQANGSGYLTLTGFDKTTGAPITAPVTTNLAVTGQPVIPGFGPVTTYTKYTGTDLNNYGVPGIKLLHITLASYGNLNGFYERLLPGAEGTHNTAYIDFITAKPFTFFSNWLGNNDALGYATSGGAGDVLTDKSTFAALYSAVMTKLTAGGAKGVVATIPDVTAIPYFSTVTVGAILASVQKANPAVQALYISAKTDATASGTAYAARPATANDLIVLTFPTSKIGTLVSTPAGMLPYGLTPYSPIENQYVLDANEVALTKDYVTSYNNTITSIAASKGIAVNDMYTFLNNVKANGLVVDGVSLSSAYISGGLFSLDGVHLTPRGYAIVANEYIKAINKQYGSNIPLANVAAYRGVKFPN, translated from the coding sequence ATGAACAAGCAATTTAAAAACATATTCATTTTAACAGCGGGTGTATTAGGCCTTGCCGCCTGTAAACCCAGCGTACAAACGCCAACCCCAACTCACGGTTCGGCCGATTTTTCTAAATACATTGCCGTAGGTAACTCTTTAACTGCCGGTTATGCCGATGGGGGATTATACCTCGAAGGTCAGCAAAACTCTTACCCATCTATCATTGCCAAGCAAATGGCATCAGTAGGTGGTGGGAACTTTGCTCAACCTTTGTTTTCAACAGATCAGGCTAATGGCTCAGGTTATTTAACACTGACTGGTTTTGATAAAACTACTGGCGCACCAATTACCGCACCGGTAACTACTAATTTAGCTGTAACAGGTCAGCCTGTTATCCCAGGCTTTGGCCCTGTAACTACTTACACCAAATACACAGGCACAGACCTGAATAACTACGGTGTACCCGGTATAAAATTATTGCACATTACCTTAGCCAGCTATGGTAACCTCAATGGTTTTTACGAAAGATTATTACCGGGAGCAGAAGGTACACACAATACAGCCTACATTGATTTTATTACGGCTAAACCATTTACCTTCTTTTCAAACTGGTTAGGTAATAATGATGCTTTAGGCTATGCCACATCAGGTGGTGCAGGTGATGTGCTGACGGATAAATCAACCTTTGCAGCCCTATACAGTGCGGTAATGACTAAGTTAACTGCAGGCGGCGCCAAAGGCGTGGTAGCCACCATTCCAGATGTAACGGCTATTCCATACTTCAGCACCGTAACAGTCGGCGCAATTCTGGCCAGCGTACAAAAGGCTAATCCTGCCGTACAGGCTTTATACATTAGTGCCAAGACAGATGCTACTGCATCCGGTACTGCTTATGCAGCCAGACCAGCCACAGCAAATGATTTGATCGTGCTAACTTTCCCAACAAGCAAGATCGGTACATTAGTATCAACCCCGGCTGGTATGCTGCCTTACGGCTTAACCCCATACAGCCCTATAGAGAACCAATATGTATTGGATGCTAATGAAGTGGCCTTAACCAAAGATTATGTAACCTCTTACAACAACACCATCACCTCAATTGCAGCATCAAAAGGTATTGCGGTAAATGATATGTACACCTTCCTGAACAATGTAAAAGCAAATGGTTTGGTGGTTGATGGCGTAAGTTTAAGCTCAGCCTATATCAGCGGTGGTTTATTCTCACTGGATGGTGTTCACTTAACCCCAAGAGGTTATGCGATAGTAGCTAACGAATACATCAAAGCCATCAACAAACAATATGGCTCAAACATCCCGTTGGCCAATGTGGCTGCTTACAGGGGAGTGAAATTCCCTAATTAG
- a CDS encoding OmpP1/FadL family transporter — MRKILLFLLALAPAISFAQGFQVNLGGQKQIGMGHTGTGLAQDGASIFFNPGAMAMLPENSIQAGISPLFFKSTFNPSGSNDLYHTLDKTATPFNAYAVWGPKNAPWKVGIGVYTPFGGLTDWGHNWIGKYTVESLDLKAIYFQPTLSIRLADFVSIGGGFVYDIGTVNLQRALPIADANGNDGQAELKGHGHGFGWNAGVYFKTESHITIGIDYRSKATTTINNGDAIFTVAPSLASSFPQPNTFTASIPLPSTTSIGFGFYPTKKWTLALDANWVAWHVYKVLAFDYAQNTPTLQDTYSPRNYRDGYSLRAGAQFKPVDRWAIRAGGGYASTAVQDGYVTPEVPDANRYYFTGGLGYRAANHLDLDLSFEYEHLLSRTQTNIETQLSGTFRSNVYIPGISLTYHW, encoded by the coding sequence ATGAGAAAAATTCTACTCTTTTTGCTGGCGCTTGCGCCTGCAATTTCCTTTGCGCAAGGTTTTCAGGTTAACCTGGGCGGCCAAAAACAGATCGGTATGGGGCATACCGGTACAGGTTTAGCACAGGATGGTGCTTCCATATTTTTTAACCCCGGTGCTATGGCCATGTTGCCCGAAAATTCTATCCAGGCAGGTATCAGTCCGCTGTTTTTTAAATCAACATTTAATCCATCAGGTAGTAACGATCTTTATCACACCCTCGATAAAACTGCTACACCATTTAATGCTTACGCCGTTTGGGGGCCAAAGAATGCACCCTGGAAAGTTGGTATAGGCGTATACACCCCCTTTGGTGGTTTAACCGACTGGGGCCATAACTGGATTGGCAAGTACACGGTAGAAAGCCTGGATTTAAAAGCCATTTATTTCCAACCAACTTTGAGTATCCGCTTAGCTGATTTTGTGAGCATTGGTGGTGGTTTTGTATATGATATAGGTACGGTTAATTTGCAGCGTGCGCTGCCTATAGCTGATGCCAATGGCAACGACGGTCAGGCCGAGCTAAAAGGTCACGGTCATGGTTTTGGTTGGAATGCCGGTGTTTATTTTAAAACCGAGTCGCATATTACCATTGGTATCGATTATCGCTCTAAAGCAACTACTACTATTAATAATGGTGATGCTATATTTACTGTTGCGCCTTCGCTGGCCAGCAGTTTCCCACAGCCAAATACATTTACAGCGAGTATCCCGCTGCCATCTACCACTTCAATCGGGTTCGGTTTCTACCCGACTAAAAAATGGACTTTGGCTTTGGATGCAAACTGGGTAGCCTGGCATGTATATAAGGTACTGGCATTTGATTATGCGCAGAACACGCCCACTTTGCAGGATACCTATTCGCCGCGTAATTACCGCGATGGTTATAGCCTGCGTGCCGGTGCACAATTTAAACCGGTTGACAGATGGGCAATCCGTGCCGGTGGTGGTTATGCATCAACCGCAGTACAGGATGGTTACGTTACCCCTGAAGTGCCTGATGCCAACCGCTATTATTTTACAGGAGGTTTAGGTTACAGAGCTGCGAACCATTTAGATCTGGATCTGTCGTTCGAATACGAGCATTTGCTTTCACGCACGCAAACCAATATCGAAACGCAATTATCAGGGACGTTCAGATCTAACGTATACATTCCGGGTATTTCATTAACCTATCACTGGTAA
- a CDS encoding NAD(P)H-quinone oxidoreductase: MKAVVITQPGAPDVLQIQERPQPKPAAGEVLIKVAAAGVNRPDVFQRKGNYPPPPNAPQDIPGLEVAGTIEELGPDVTRWQIGDKICALITGGGYAEYCVAPEGQCLPVPGNLTMIEAASLPETYFTVWSNVFDRGQLKPDQSLLVHGGSSGIGVTAIQIAKALGNTVYATAGSDDKCAFCEHLGADKAINYKNQNFKEEIKKLTNGKGVNLILDMIGGSYTPDNLQCLADEGHLVMINAMQGKDVQVDLSLVMRKRLYITGSMLRSREIEFKAAIARSLEEHVWPLLVSNQIRPVIYETFPASEAANAHELMEEGSHKGKIVLTFN; encoded by the coding sequence ATGAAAGCAGTTGTAATTACCCAACCTGGCGCACCCGATGTTTTGCAGATACAGGAACGCCCACAGCCAAAACCCGCGGCTGGTGAAGTATTAATTAAGGTTGCTGCGGCTGGCGTTAACCGGCCTGATGTTTTTCAGCGTAAAGGTAATTACCCTCCCCCACCTAACGCCCCACAAGATATACCTGGCTTGGAAGTTGCCGGCACTATAGAAGAACTTGGCCCCGATGTTACCCGCTGGCAAATTGGTGACAAGATTTGCGCCCTTATTACAGGTGGTGGTTATGCAGAATATTGCGTAGCGCCAGAAGGCCAATGCTTACCTGTACCCGGGAACTTAACTATGATTGAAGCCGCATCACTACCCGAAACATACTTCACCGTATGGAGCAATGTGTTCGATCGCGGCCAGTTAAAACCTGACCAAAGCCTGCTGGTACATGGCGGCAGCAGCGGAATTGGTGTAACGGCCATTCAAATAGCAAAGGCGTTAGGCAATACTGTTTATGCAACCGCAGGTAGCGACGATAAATGTGCTTTTTGCGAACACCTCGGTGCCGATAAAGCCATCAACTACAAGAATCAAAATTTTAAGGAAGAAATTAAAAAGCTGACCAACGGCAAAGGCGTAAACTTAATACTGGACATGATTGGCGGCAGCTATACACCCGATAACCTGCAATGTTTAGCCGATGAAGGACACCTGGTAATGATTAACGCTATGCAAGGCAAAGATGTACAGGTTGATCTTTCATTAGTAATGCGTAAACGCTTATATATTACTGGCAGCATGCTACGAAGCCGCGAGATTGAATTTAAAGCAGCTATTGCCCGAAGTCTGGAAGAACACGTTTGGCCGTTATTAGTTTCTAACCAAATTAGACCGGTTATCTACGAAACATTCCCGGCAAGTGAAGCCGCAAATGCGCATGAGTTGATGGAAGAAGGATCGCACAAAGGGAAGATTGTATTGACGTTTAATTAA